The sequence below is a genomic window from Campylobacter ornithocola.
AAAACTTAAATACAAATAAAAATTATAAAATTTTAGTTTTTTATAATTTTTGTAGTAGTAAAATACTCAAAAAAATTTAAAAACAAACAAGGAGTGGTCATGTTTAAATTTAACAGCCTTTCAAACAAACTTACAATAATAGCTTGTTTTTTGATAGCTATTATACTAATAGTTGTTAATATAATCAACTATTATGAATCTAAAAAAAGCACAGCTTACTATTTAGAAGAAATCCAGAAAAAAACTATGTTTGATGTAAACGAAGCATATAAAATTTATTCTACTAGTAAAAGATCTGCTATTTTAGCCATTGCTACATTTGTGGAAAAAAATCCTAATCCTGATACAAATGAATTATATGATGTTTTAGAAACGATTAGATCTTCTGCTGATTTTGATGTAACTTATATTGGCTTTGAAAAAGATGGTAGATTGTATCAATCTAACAAAATTATGAGGAGTCCAGAAACATCAGGTTTTGATGCTAGAACTAGACCTTGGTATCAAGAAGTAAAAGCAGCAGGAAAATTAACTGTATCAGATCCATATAAAAGCATAGAAGATAATTCAATCACCATCTCTTATACAGCTCCAATTTATAACAATGGTAAATTAATAGCTGTAGTGGGTGGAGATTATAATCTTGAAAAATTTGCTAAAGATGTTTTAGCTATAGGTCATTCAAATAGTTCTTATGCTGCAGTGTATGATAAAAATGATGGTAATATAATTTTCCATGAAGATAAAGAAAGAATGCTTACAAAAAATGATTTAAGTATTAATGTGGCTAATGCTGTAAAAGCAAATCCAGACTTAATTGATCCAACCAAACAAGAAACTTTATTTTACGCTAAAGATCAACAAGGTAAAACCCAAGTTGTAACTTGTAACCAAAGTCTAAACGATAAATATATTGTTTGTTCTATTACAGATGAATCTGTATATACTGATGCAGTTAATAAGGTTTTATTCCAACAAATTATTATTGCTTTAATAGCTATAGTTATAGCATTAGTATTAGTAAGATTTACTATTATGAAAAATTTAAAACCTATAGCAGTTATTACAACAGGCCTTAACTCTTTCTTTGACTTTATCAATCATAAAATAAAAGATTCAGCTATGATAGATGTTAAAAGCAATGATGAGCTTGGTGCTATGGCTAAAGCCATCAATGAAAACATCACTAAAACTAAAAATGCTTTAGAACAAGATGCTAAAGCAGTAGAACAATCAGTTGAAACAGCTAAAGAAATAGAAGCTGGTAATTTAACAGCAAGAATAACAGCTATTCCTGCTAATCCTCAATTAATAGAATTAAAAAATGTATTAAATGAAATGCTTAATGTATTAGAACAAAAAGTAGGTTCTAATATGAGTGAAATCAATAGAGTATTTGATAGCTATAAAGCATTGGACTTTACTACTGAAGTTAAAAATGCTAAAGGTGGAGTTGAAGTAACTACTAATGTATTAGGTAAAGAAATAGTAGCAATGTTAAGACAATCATCTGAATTTGCTTCTTTACTTGCTACTGAAAGTGGAAAATTACAAAGTGCTGTTAAGAACTTAACAGATTCATCATCTTCTCAAGCTTCTTCTTTAGAAGAAACAGCAGCAGCATTAGAAGAGATTACTTCTTCTATGCAAAATGTATCTCATAAAACTAGTGAAGTAATTGCTCAAAGTGAAGAGATTAAAAATGTTACTTCTATTATAGGAGATATTGCTGATCAAATTAACTTGCTTGCATTAAATGCTGCTATTGAAGCAGCACGTGCAGGTGAACATGGACGTGGCTTTGCTGTTGTTGCTGATGAAGTTAGAAATCTAGCAGAAAGAACTCAAAAGTCTTTAGGTGAGATTGAAGCTAATACTAATATCTTAGTTCAATCTATTAATGAAATGGGTGAAAGTATCAAAGAACAAACTACAGGTATTACTCAAATAAATGATGCTGTAGCTCAAATTGATCATGTAACCCAAGAGAACTTAAAAATAGCTAATGATAGTGCAGTAATATCTGATAATGTAAATAAAATAGCTAATGATATCTTAGAAGATGCTAGGAAGAAGAAGTTTTAAATAAACAATTAGCAAGCTTGAAAGCTTGCTAATTTTAATCATCAAATTTTTGACCTAAAATATTACCTTTAAAATCTGTATAAATTTCCATCATATTGTTTGTTCTAAATTTATATCCGTTGATTTTTTTATCTACTTCTACGATAGATGCATTTGGTTGTGCTGCTTGCACTTTGGCAATAACTTCTTTTGGGATAAACCCTGTTGGAATTGCTTTATATTTTCCATCAACTTCTTTCCAATCTCCA
It includes:
- a CDS encoding methyl-accepting chemotaxis protein encodes the protein MQNVSHKTSEVIAQSEEIKNVTSIIGDIADQINLLALNAAIEAARAGEHGRGFAVVADEVRNLAERTQKSLGEIEANTNILVQSINEMGESIKEQTTGITQINDAVAQIDHVTQENLKIANDSAVISDNVNKIANDILEDARKKKF
- a CDS encoding PepSY-like domain-containing protein, translated to MKMKLMLASLVCASSMFADMVVSPNALPQKAQEFLNTYFNSVSIGYVKQDVDSYEVNLADGTEIDFIINGDWKEVDGKYKAIPTGFIPKEVIAKVQAAQPNASIVEVDKKINGYKFRTNNMMEIYTDFKGNILGQKFDD